AACGTTATTTCCAGAAACTTGACCCTTACCACATATTTCACACTTTCTTGACATCTGCCGCACCTCCTTCTATATTGCAATGCTTTTTTAAGCAAACAAATTTTTACATCAAACAAGGGGTATTATACCATATACAATTCCTCTTGTAAAACACTTTTTTGATCAAGCATAAAACTTCACCAAAACACTATTTTCGGTAATCAGCCATTTTAAGAAAACGCTGATTTCTGCTTCCGCGAAACTCTAGTGTCAGATCCCGCTCTTCCAGAATAAAAGGACCGTCCACAAGAGAATCAATCACATCCAAAAGCTTCTCGATGTATTTGTCTTGCTCTGCTAATTTCGTTAACTCTTCAAAAGTATACCCGGAATAAGCGAGAATATCAAGTCCTCTATTTTTTATTTCTACACCAAGTTCGTAGAAACCTTGTGCCTGACTGAAGGGCTCGCCCCCTGAAAAGGTCACGCCGGACAGCAGCGGATTTTTATCGACTTCAGCAAGAATCCTGCTCAAATCACAATCATAGCCTCCCTTAAAATCATGGGTGGATTCATTATGACAGCCCTCGCAATGATGGGGACAGCCCTGTGCAAAGATCACAAACCGAATCCCAGGCCCATCAACGATGGATTCTCTCACAACTCCGGCAATCCGCAGCTTTATATTACTGTCTGTCATATTGTTTCAAATCCACATTCAATATTATGCTTCACTC
This genomic window from Clostridiales bacterium contains:
- the nrdG gene encoding anaerobic ribonucleoside-triphosphate reductase activating protein, with translation MTDSNIKLRIAGVVRESIVDGPGIRFVIFAQGCPHHCEGCHNESTHDFKGGYDCDLSRILAEVDKNPLLSGVTFSGGEPFSQAQGFYELGVEIKNRGLDILAYSGYTFEELTKLAEQDKYIEKLLDVIDSLVDGPFILEERDLTLEFRGSRNQRFLKMADYRK